The Clostridia bacterium DNA window TACAGCTTTTTGTCCTAAACTTGGAGCACTAAGTCCGGACATCTATGGAATGGATGGAAACTTGGGGAAATTTTGGTATATAATAAATGAGAGAGGACGAGATTAGTGAATCCTTATAGAGCAGTGCTGTTTGATTTCGACGGCACCATTATGGATACCACCGCGTTAATCATTGAATCTTTTAAATACACCGTTCGCAAACACCTCAATTACGAGATTACACCGCAAGAAATATATCCATCATTTGGCATACCTTTAATTACGGCCCTGGAAGACTTGGCTCCGGGCCGGGGAGAAGAACTCATCAAGACTTACCGGGAATTTAACCTGGCGAATCATGATCGCATGGTGAAGATGTTTGATCAGGTGCCGGAAACCCTAACTGCCTTAAAACAAAGGGGATATAAAATAGGGCTTGTGACTTCCAAGGCCAGGCATTCTTTGAATAAAGGGCTGGACCTTTATAACTTGCACCCGTATTTTGATGCCATTGTTGCCATGGAGGACACCAACAACCATAAACCCCATCCAGAGCCGGTCCTGCATTGTTTACGCTTGCTGGAAACAGCACCAGAGCAAGCTCTTTACGTAGGGGATAGCCCCCATGACATCAAATGCGCCCATGCCGCCGGTGTGAAGGCTGTAGCTGTCCGCTGGTCTTATCTCTCGTGGGACAGCATTTTGGCTGAAAACCCGGAGTTCGTGATTAATTCTCTGGATGAATTAATCACTATCGTAACAGGAACAGATAACTCCAACTGACTAGGATGAAGAATAGAAGGGAGGAGTTACCTTGAATATCGGTTTTTTCACCGACAGCTATCGACCTTATACCAGCGGTGTCGTGCGTTCCATTGAGACATTCACCAAAGAACTAAAGCAATTAGGCCATCAGGTTTATATTTTCGCTCCTCAATATAAAGACTGTGAAAGAGAACCGGGGGTTTTCCGCTATTTATCGGTTCCATCACCAACCAACCAGGATTTTACCCTGGCCATTCCCATTTCCCTGAGAACCCGCCCCCTGGTAAGGAAGCTTAAACTGGACATCATCCATGTCCATTCCCCGTTCATGATGGGGCGTTTAGGAGCTCATGTGGCTCGCTCGGAAAGAATTCCTTTAGTTTATACCTACCATACCTTATACGACAAATACGTTCATTACGTACCTTTTGCCCAGGAGCTGTCCAGCAAAGTAGTGCAGAGAATCGCTACCGATTTCAGCAACCGCTGCGACTTAGTCATCGTACCCACCCGGGTCATTGGTGACGTCATCCGCCAAAACGGGGTAAGAACACCCATTGAAAGTATTCCTACCGGCATTGAGGTCAAAGACTATAAAGACGGCGATCCCGCCTGGCTGAGACGTACTTTCCGCATCCCGCCCCATGACCGTGTACTGCTCTTCGTAGGCAGGATCGGGCAGGAAAAGAATATTGAATTCTTGATCAGGTCCTTTAGGTTAGTACAGCAGCAAGTACCGGATACAACTCTCGTCTTGGTAGGAGGAGGGCCCCAGGAGCAGGAACTCAAAGAACTGGTGGTTTCCCTCGGTCTGCGAGACAAAGTTGTCTTTACCGGCACTTTGGAGAAAAAGCTGGTAGTCAATTGCTACTTGGGTGCAGACCTGTTCGTCTTTGCTTCCGTTACGGAAACCCAAGGACTGGTCATTGGGGAAGCGAAGGCGGCGGGACTGCCGGTGGTGGCCATCGATGCCTTTGGCGTAAAAGAAATGGTGACCCATGAACGTTCCGGTTTCCTGTGCCAGCTCAACGAACAGGAATTTGTCAACCGCATTATCACTTTACTAGAAGACCATGACTTATACCGGCAAATGTCAGCCACCGCGTTGGAAGAAGCCCAGTTGATCACCGCCGAAGCCTGCGCCTGGCGACTGGTGCAGGCATACCAAAGCATCATCCGGGCAAATAAGGTAGTGGGATATTAAACTCGGGCAGGGTAGAGCCTGCCCGTTTGGCTTGCCGTGGATAACCTGCTGGAGCATACCACATGCCGTCTTGCCGGGTAACAAAGAATTTTTTGCGTTTGTCAACCGGCTGAGCACAACCGGAAAAGCCACGGACAGCAATACTTAAATGCTTTTAAAGGCCTTAAAATGAGCTTCAACACCCGTCAACTTGAAACCGGAACGGTGCAGTCGCCGGTTTCTCGGTTCTTTGATATAAGCTGTTTCGGTTCCGGACCTTCCCCGGTAGGGGGTGGGGTGAGGAGAAAAGCCCCCAGGTTCGTTTTTCCATGCTTTCTTTAAAAGTTTACATAATATATATTATCGGAAGTTATCTAAAACCCTGTTGCAGGCAGGAGGAGGCTGAACTGCTGCCAGCCCACCGTAAACCAAGGTACCGTACCCAGCCTGGTAAACACTTTGTATCTATACTATTAAAAAGGAACTAGACATGCCCATAGGGCTTACCCCTTATATGCACATCCTGCCGGGTAAAACACCCGCAGGCAGCAAGACGCAGTTGGGGTTGCAACCTGGAGACATCATCAAAACACAGCTATTGACCCTGACCGTGGTGTTCCGGTTAAAACCTGGTGGTGTCTTGTGGTCCAACGGTCATGGGCCCTGCCGCTCCTGCGGGCAAAAATAAAAACACATCCCCTGCTAAGTTTACATAACACAAGAGAGCAGGGGATGTGTTTTTTGCATTGTTTATTGTTCCAGGGGAATTAATAACACTTGTCCCGGGTAAATATACTCGCTGGGCGCCAATCCATTCGCTTCTTGAATGCGGTTAATGGTAACCCGCACATCTTCTTTCGGGCGCCTGTATTCCATGGCTATTTTCCAGAGAGTATCTCCTTCCCTAACCACTATCTCTTGCCATGGCGCCTGGGAGGCCGCCCTAACCTTATCGTTCGCTGTTACGGTAGGCCCTATCCACCATAACGCCAGCAGCACCAGTACTACTAACCACACTGGCCAGGTATGCCTATTTCTTTTCCTGATCAGCCTTTTTCCGGCCATGTTACCTTCCCCTTTCGAACATACGTTTCACGAACATACGTTCTAAGGGTATTATAACAAAGCATATGTTCTAGATCAAGTACAAAAAACGAACAAATGTTTGAAACAGCCGGGGAATATGATATAATATAGAACAAACGTTACATGGACGGAGGTTATCCATTATGTACGAAGACCTGTCCCAGCGCCAGGTAGAGATTCTTCACTACATCCAAAAAGTTACCCGGGAAAAGGGCTATCCTCCTTCCGTCAGGGAAATCGGCCAAGCTGTAGGCCTTAGCTCCAGCTCTACAGTGCACGGCCACCTGGCCCAATTGGAAGCTAAAGGCTACATTCGTCGGGACCCTGCCAAACCAAGGGCCATTGAAATACTGGATACCGATGGTTTCCCGGAGACCCAGCCCCTGGTTCAGGTACCGCTGTTGGGAAGGATCACCGCCGGCAATCCCATCCTGGCCACCCAGCATATCGAGCAAATCGTCCCCCTCCCCTTCGACCTGGTGCGTACCCAAGATGTTTTCATGTTGTCCGTCGTGGGAGACAGCATGATTGAAGCCGGCATCTACGATGGCGACTATGTCATTGTCAAGCAGCAGCCTACGGCGGAAAATGGGGATATTGTGGCTGCCATGCTTGATGATGAGGCTACCGTAAAGCGCTTCTACAAAGAAAAGGACTGTATTCGCCTGCAGCCGGAGAATCCAAAATACTCCCCTATCCTCACCCGGGAAGTAACTATTCTGGGAAAGGTTATCGGCCTGTACCGCCGCTTGGGCTAGAGAGCCAGCAAGCCTTGCTTCACCATATGATCGATGGCGGTCAGGAGCCCGGCTTTGATATAGGGATAAGCCAGTCCACCCTGCAGGAACACTGTATAGGGTTCCCTAAGGGGGCCGTCAGCACTCAACTCAATAGATGAACCCTGGATAAAGGTTCCTCCCGCCATAATCACCACATCTTCATAGCCAGGCATAGGGGCCGCCTCGGGCGTGATGTGGGAATCCACGGGGGAACCCTTTTGCAAGCCCTGGCAAAAAGCCACGAGCCGTTCTTTGGACCCAAGAGTAATGGCTTGTATGATGTCCGTCCTTTCCTCATCCCAATGGGGTTCCACGGAAAACCCCAGTTCGGAAAACAACTTGGCGGCTAAAACAGCTCCCTGGAGGGCTTCTGAGACAATGAGCGGTGCCAAGAATAATCCTTGAAAATATAGTCTCTTGCCTCCCAGGGAACAGCCCAACTCCCCCCCTAAACCCGGAGCCGTCAGCCTGTGGGTTATTCTTTCCACCAGTTCAGCTTTGCCGGCGATATAACCACCTGCCGGTGCAATACCACCGCCGGGATTCTTGATAAGAGAACCGGCAATAACATCGGCCCCTACTTCAGGGGGTTCCAGTTCCTCCACGAATTCCCCGTAACAGTTGTCTACAAAACAGATCACATCGGGTTTTAACCCTTTCACATGATTAATCAAATCCTTGATCTCCTTGATGGATAGGGATGGCCTTAGGCTGTAGCCGCGGGAGCGCTGAATAGCCACCAACCGGGTGCGCCCGGTGATCGCCCTTTCAATCCCATCGAAATCCGGTTTGCCCCCAACTAAAGGCACCACCAGGTGCTTGATGCCCCAGTCTCTTAACGAGCCATCCCCTTGGTGACGGCCGTCCACGATCTTAACCAAAGTATCATAAGGTTGCCCCGTAATAGATACGACCTCATCCCCGGGCCGGAGCAGCCCGTATAAACACAGGGCGATGGCATGGGTACCGGACACAATTTGGGGCCGTACCAGGGCTGCCTCGGCACCGAATACCCGGGCAAACAGGCTGTCCAGGACATCCCTGCCCACATCCCCATATCCATATCCGGTACTTTCTTGGAAATGATAGTCGCTGACTTCCAATGCTTGAAAGGCCCTCAGCACCTTAAAATGGTTCTTTTGGGCTCCCCGGCGCACTCGATCCAGCATGGGGCTGATGCTTTTTTCTAAGTCATTTGCCCAGGACCATATCTTATCGCCGCAAAATCCGCTGCTGTAGTCCTTACCGCGTTCCGTCAAAACACGATCTCCCCTTTGCTTAAAACTATTCTGCAGCTTTTCTCGCTATGGTGGATACATGTTTTTTCTCCGGTATTTCTACCTCCGAATGATTCTCCCCCGCTAAATCACTTTTGCGGATCATCATTAGTTCTTCCCTGGTCAACCTGGGTTGGTTGACTAATCGCACCGCCTGGCGCCGGATGGCTTTCTCGATCATGTTTCGTACCAGGCGCCCATTGCCTGCTTTTGCCTGTCCTTGCAGTATGGCCCGGCGTAAGCTTCTCTCCAATTCATCCCAGGCCTCTTCTTCCAGCAAGTATTGCCGTTGGTCCAGCATCAACCTGGCTATGGCCAGCAATTCCATAATGGTGTAATCAGGAAACTCTATCTGGAGTGGAAAACGAGACTTTAACCCCGGATTGGAAGACATGAATACCTCCATTTCATGGGTATACCCCGCCAGGATGACAATCAAGTCTTCCCGCCAATCCTCCATGTATTTCACCAGCATATCCGTGGCCTCTTTCCCGAAATCCCTGTCGCCCCCGCGGGCCAGGGAATAAGCCTCATCAACAAATAGAATACCTCCGGCGGCTCTTTTCAACTGTTCCTTGGTCTTTTGCGCCGTATGGCCGATATACTCCCCCACCAGGTCGGCCCGGTCTACCTCGACCAAATGTCCCTTGCTTAGTACTCCTAATTCCTTGAATAGCTTGCCGGCTAACCTGGCCACGGTGGTTTTTCCGGTGCCGGGTCCACCTTTAAACACCATGTGCAATGTCATCGGGTCCGAGAATAATCCTTCTTGTTGTCGCTGCTTTTGAATCTGCACATAGGCGGCAATCTCCCTTAATGTCTCTTTGACCTCCCGCAAGCCCACCAGCTGGTCCAATTCTTGGAATACTTCTTCCACCCGGCTCCAGCCCGTCCTGCGCGCTGCTTCTGGGTCTGACCTCCTTGTGTCGCTCCCA harbors:
- a CDS encoding LysM peptidoglycan-binding domain-containing protein, whose translation is MWLVVLVLLALWWIGPTVTANDKVRAASQAPWQEIVVREGDTLWKIAMEYRRPKEDVRVTINRIQEANGLAPSEYIYPGQVLLIPLEQ
- the lexA gene encoding transcriptional repressor LexA, which codes for MYEDLSQRQVEILHYIQKVTREKGYPPSVREIGQAVGLSSSSTVHGHLAQLEAKGYIRRDPAKPRAIEILDTDGFPETQPLVQVPLLGRITAGNPILATQHIEQIVPLPFDLVRTQDVFMLSVVGDSMIEAGIYDGDYVIVKQQPTAENGDIVAAMLDDEATVKRFYKEKDCIRLQPENPKYSPILTREVTILGKVIGLYRRLG
- a CDS encoding glycosyltransferase family 4 protein; the encoded protein is MNIGFFTDSYRPYTSGVVRSIETFTKELKQLGHQVYIFAPQYKDCEREPGVFRYLSVPSPTNQDFTLAIPISLRTRPLVRKLKLDIIHVHSPFMMGRLGAHVARSERIPLVYTYHTLYDKYVHYVPFAQELSSKVVQRIATDFSNRCDLVIVPTRVIGDVIRQNGVRTPIESIPTGIEVKDYKDGDPAWLRRTFRIPPHDRVLLFVGRIGQEKNIEFLIRSFRLVQQQVPDTTLVLVGGGPQEQELKELVVSLGLRDKVVFTGTLEKKLVVNCYLGADLFVFASVTETQGLVIGEAKAAGLPVVAIDAFGVKEMVTHERSGFLCQLNEQEFVNRIITLLEDHDLYRQMSATALEEAQLITAEACAWRLVQAYQSIIRANKVVGY
- a CDS encoding HAD-IA family hydrolase, with translation MDTTALIIESFKYTVRKHLNYEITPQEIYPSFGIPLITALEDLAPGRGEELIKTYREFNLANHDRMVKMFDQVPETLTALKQRGYKIGLVTSKARHSLNKGLDLYNLHPYFDAIVAMEDTNNHKPHPEPVLHCLRLLETAPEQALYVGDSPHDIKCAHAAGVKAVAVRWSYLSWDSILAENPEFVINSLDELITIVTGTDNSN
- a CDS encoding AAA family ATPase, with protein sequence MQIKLNFNSRDRVNRRHASHPVPEPVGRPRSRRAAAPGSDTRRSDPEAARRTGWSRVEEVFQELDQLVGLREVKETLREIAAYVQIQKQRQQEGLFSDPMTLHMVFKGGPGTGKTTVARLAGKLFKELGVLSKGHLVEVDRADLVGEYIGHTAQKTKEQLKRAAGGILFVDEAYSLARGGDRDFGKEATDMLVKYMEDWREDLIVILAGYTHEMEVFMSSNPGLKSRFPLQIEFPDYTIMELLAIARLMLDQRQYLLEEEAWDELERSLRRAILQGQAKAGNGRLVRNMIEKAIRRQAVRLVNQPRLTREELMMIRKSDLAGENHSEVEIPEKKHVSTIARKAAE